Below is a genomic region from Verrucomicrobiota bacterium.
AGAAATCGCGCGTCCAGAATCGGCCGCGCTTTGCTGGCGCTTCCGCGATCTTGCGCTCCACAAAACGATGCGCGCCATCCATGAGCCTGGACGAAAGGTCCGCTTCTTCCCAGGTCAACAGCTTGGTTTGCGGGAAGGCAACCGGGCGTTGGGCGACTGCATCTGGCAGACCAAACAGCCCAACGGCGCTGAGGAGGATAATGTGTCTCATAACACCCAACGAACCTTCGGTTCCTCACCGCGGTATCACCGGCAGGAGGATGTGCGAGGGACGGGCTGCGTCGTGGAAAACGGTTTGCGTCGCAATCTTCAATTCCGTGTCCGTCCCGAATGGCAAGCCGCTGTTTGGATTGCGGTCGAAGCGCGGGAAGTTGCTGCTCGAAATCTCCACGCGGAGGCGATGGCCGGGCTTGAACAGATTGCTCGTCACCCAGAGATCGATCTCATACCGCTCCACCTTTCCCGGTTCCAGAAGCTGCGCTTTCGCCATGCCGTTCCGGTACCGCGCCCGGATGATGCCGTCGCAAAGGTTGTAAGCTTTGCCGTCGGGATGAACATCCACGAGCTTGGCGGTGAAATCCGTGTCTCGCGCGGACGACGCGGCGTGGAGGAGCACTTTCACCAGGCCGGTGACTTCGAGCGGTTGATCCAGCGGCGCGCTGGTATAGACGAGCACGTCGTCGCGTTCCTCGATCTTCGTTTGATCAAACGGTCCGGCGGTGGCGCCGACCAGATTGTTGCCGCCATGAGTTAGCACTGGATTGTTGGGATCATACGTGAATGTGTCGCTCGGTTCGTCTCCCGGCTTTTCCATCGCCAACTGGCCTTCACCACGCAGCGAGTTCGCCTTGCCGCCGCTGCGCAGATACACCGGAGTGAACTTCGTCCGCTTCAGCGGCCACTCGTGTTCCGCGCGCCAGCGGTTTTCACCCATGACAAACAGGTAAAGCGACGGCCAATCCTGCACGCCGGTCTCGCGTCCCTTCAGCCAGTATTCGAACCACTGAAATTGCAGGTCGCCGACATTCAGTTTCGCGTCCGTTCCAAAGTCGAGCTCGCCAACTTTCTGGACGCCGACGCCATGCGCCCACGGCCCCATGACCACGAATTGATTTCGCCGCGCGGAGCGGTCGCGCGATTGTTCCCGCACGCGATCCACAAGATCGATCGTGGTTTTGGAAAAGATGTCGTACCAGCCGCCAATGTTGAGCGCAGGCACGGTCACGTCCCGGTAGCGTCGGTCGATGCCGCGCTTCTTCCAGAACTCGTCGTAGGTGTTGTGCGCCACCCATTCGTTCAGGTAAGGAATCCTTTTCTCGAACTGGTCGGCGAAGTTGCGCAGAGGCAGGTGCCGATACGCGGCCTGCAATTTGTCCGGCGCGAGCGCCACCCCTCCTACGGCCGTGCCCCAACCCATCAGCAGCGCGAGTTGAAAGGCGCCACCCGCGTAGGCGATGTCGTCGAACACATCCGCGAACGGCACCACCGGCACCATGCACTTGAGGTGCGGGCTGGCGTTCGCCGCCGAGGCCCATTGCGTCCAGCCGACGTACGAGCCGCCGGAAGTGCCGATGTCGCCGTTGCACCAGGGTTGCTTGCCCAGCCACTCCTGCGTGTCGAAGCCGTCCTCGACATCGTAGCGGAACGGATCCCAGGCGCCTTCGGATTTTCCCCGGCCCCGGCAATCTTGCGCCACCATCGCATACCCGGCGGCGGTGTAGCGTTTGGCGTCGCCCCACTTCTCGTCCGGCTTGCCGTAGGGCGTGCGCAGCAGGATGGCTGGATGACGCGCGTCTCCCTTGGGCCGGAAAATATTCGCGGCGAGCTTGGTGCCGTCACGCATCGGAATCATCACGTCGCGCTCGGCCAGAAAATCCGGTTCTTGCGCGCGGGCCGGCAAAAGTAGCGCCGCGAGAAGCAGGACGCTGGAAATCATGAGGCGAATGTAAGCGAAGCAGGGAGTGTGCATAGGCAGACTTATAGAATGCTCCGTGAATCCTGGCCAAGAATTTCTCGGCGAGTATCCCCTCACCCAACAGTTAAGGTAGTTACTGAGGAGACCGCAGGATAGGCGACAGTTCCTTCCCCCTCACCCCGGCCCTCTCCCCCAGGGAGAGGGAGAATCGTTTGCCGGATTCCGACAAGCTGAGCGTGGCGGATCGGTCGATACGCCGGTGCAGTTCCCTCTCCCTGAGGGAGCCCTGAGGGAGAGGGCCAGGGTGAGGGGGAACGCGGCGTCCAATAACCAAGCGCTGTAGCGTATCCCACGGACTGCACAGACCCTAAGTGGTCCATTTCATAAATACGATCACGTTCGCGGCAAGGGATTTTTCGGCCAGACGAGGCGCGAGCGACGAGCATATCCCGAAGTGGATCTGTAAGGAGCAAGCAACGAAGTCTGGCGAAAAAGAACTGCCGCCCTTCGGGTTGCGCCGAATTTTGCCTGGGGCTGCGTTGCTCCTCGGTCACAGCCCCACTGGCGGGGGATGCTCGCTCGTCGCGCCTTGCCCCAGGCCAAATTGGGCGCAACGAACGTGAGCGTATTTACGAAACGGACCACTAAGGTGGGGCGAGGACTTCCTGCCGAGCCAATGCCATCGAAGACAAGCTCCGCAGGAGCGTCGCTCCACCGTCGCTAACTGAGGGGTTGCCTCGGCGATACTGGCTTGCTTGACGGGGCCCCGGCGAATCTGTCACTTTTCCGCTATGGATAACGGCCATCCACTTCCTCGTTCTTACCCCATCCCTCCGCCGCGACGGTCCATCCGATTCGCGCAGGCGGCCGCACTGTTCGTTTGCCTGGCGCTCGTTCTGGTTTCTGCCGGGTGCGGCGTTCTGGGGGCCGGGATCACCGGCTCCGGTCACACCGTGACGAAGGATTACGACTTGACGGCGTTCTCGAGACTGGCCGTGGGCAACGCCTTTCAAGTCGAAGTTACGCAAGGCCCCAAACATGGCGTCGCCATCACCGTGGATGACAACCTGGTTGAGCACCTGGACGTGACCCAGGCCGGCGAAACGCTGCGCATCAAACTCGCCCCCGGAATCAATGTGCGCCAAGCCACGATGAAGGCCGCCGTCACGCTGCCGGAATTGACCGGGCTGGATTTGAGCGGCGCCGTGCGCGCGACCTTGACGGGTTTCAGTTCAGACAAGCGATTGGACGCGGAACTTTCCGGCGCGAGCAACGTCAACTTCGATGAATATCCATCCGGCGACACGGCCGCTCACGCGAGCGGAGCGAGCCGAATCACCGTTGCTGCCAGCGGGAATTTGGTCGCCGATGCCAGCGGCGCCTCAACCGTAAGCTATGTGGGCGACCCCAAAGATGTGCGGGCCCACACCTCCGGGGCGTCATCGGTGCGGAGGAAGTAGCGTAGGGCAAGTTTCCAGCCGGACGTGTTTAGCGTGTTGGTAGGGACGGATTCCACTCCGTCCCAAATCAATCCTTGAGGCAGACCGCCGCCGAGGAAGAGACGATGGGCCGACGGAGGCTCCTGGTTTTTCCGTGGTCCGTCTCTCCCTTCAAGACACGCCTCAAGGATTAGTCAGGGACGGAATGGAATCCGTCCCTACCAAGTGTCACTGGTCGGTGGAGCGCGCCAAAACAAATCAACAATGACTGACGACATGAGAACATCAATCACGCTGGTAGCGGTCGGAGTATTCGCAAATCTGCTGACGGCGGCGGAGAAGCCGCTCGTCTGGCCTCAGTTCCGGGGGCCGAACGGGTCGGGCGTCGTGAACGACCAAAAGCCGCCCGTCGAATTGGGGCCGGATAAGAACGTGAAGTGGAAGGTGCCGGCGCCCCCCCGGGCTGTCTTCTCCCATCATCGTGCGAGATAAGTTGGTGATCACGGCGCATGAAGGCGGGAGACTTTATACAGTAGCGTTCAACCGCGCCGACGGGAAGGAGGCCTGGCGGGCCGAGGCTCCAGCCAAAC
It encodes:
- a CDS encoding CocE/NonD family hydrolase, translated to MHTPCFAYIRLMISSVLLLAALLLPARAQEPDFLAERDVMIPMRDGTKLAANIFRPKGDARHPAILLRTPYGKPDEKWGDAKRYTAAGYAMVAQDCRGRGKSEGAWDPFRYDVEDGFDTQEWLGKQPWCNGDIGTSGGSYVGWTQWASAANASPHLKCMVPVVPFADVFDDIAYAGGAFQLALLMGWGTAVGGVALAPDKLQAAYRHLPLRNFADQFEKRIPYLNEWVAHNTYDEFWKKRGIDRRYRDVTVPALNIGGWYDIFSKTTIDLVDRVREQSRDRSARRNQFVVMGPWAHGVGVQKVGELDFGTDAKLNVGDLQFQWFEYWLKGRETGVQDWPSLYLFVMGENRWRAEHEWPLKRTKFTPVYLRSGGKANSLRGEGQLAMEKPGDEPSDTFTYDPNNPVLTHGGNNLVGATAGPFDQTKIEERDDVLVYTSAPLDQPLEVTGLVKVLLHAASSARDTDFTAKLVDVHPDGKAYNLCDGIIRARYRNGMAKAQLLEPGKVERYEIDLWVTSNLFKPGHRLRVEISSSNFPRFDRNPNSGLPFGTDTELKIATQTVFHDAARPSHILLPVIPR